Sequence from the Rutidosis leptorrhynchoides isolate AG116_Rl617_1_P2 chromosome 3, CSIRO_AGI_Rlap_v1, whole genome shotgun sequence genome:
CCTCTTAACCAAATCTTGGAAACCGAAAAACTCTCCCTTTTACTCTTCCCAATTGCACAACCACTACTACCTATAACTTCCATTCCTTTGAAATCTCTCATTGAATCATCACCACATTCCGACATTGCCGGATGGTGACATGGAGTGATCGGAAGACTAGATTTTTTACTAGCTTGTTTCTTAACTTGTGTCCTAATTGGTACTTGTAGAGATGAATTCTCATTCATTACATACTCAAAAGACCCCATTGAAAAACACCTTCTAGCATCAAATATTTGTTTCTCACTACTACTCTCACCAACATCTACATTTTTAAACTTGCCAAGCTTAATAGTAACCACTTTTTCTTTACTATTTTCTTCTTCTTTCATCATCTCACCCTTATTTTCAAACTCAAATTCCTCTTGACTCAAATGGGAACTAACTCTTCTAAATGAAGAAGTATGTGGATTATCAAAATTACCAATCTCTCTAGAAATCTCATTACTTCCAGATTCAAGAACAAGTACTAAAGGTGAACAACAAGAATTTGGAGTAAGATCATAAAGTAAGCTACCTCTACAAAGGGGACAAGTGGAATGTGACAAAAGCCATGTATCAATACAATCCATATGAAAAGCATGACTACACTTTGGCAATAATCTAAGCTTATCTTCACCTTCAAACTCACACAAACACACAGCACAATCAAAAGGATCTTTCACACCAATAATTGATTTGTAAGTGAAAACAGGCAATGTGTCAATGAAAGACTGGTCAACACCCGAGTCATGAAGATGAAACAGTTGTTGTAATTGACCTTGAAGTGCAGTCACATTATCAAACTCATCAGGATCCCTATTAATTGGTCTCATAATATATCTAACAAGAAGATGAAGCAACCCAGAAATGAAGAAAATTATAGCAAGAATTATGATGATGAGTAGAAGTGTTGGACTCACCTTATCATTCAGATTGAACCCATGTGAGTGGTAGTTTATGGTGGCCGGAGGTGGGGGTGGTGGCTGAGTATAAAAATAAGGTCTTTCAAAGCTGGAATCAAAGTTTTTTTGGTCCATATGGATGAAAAGCAAGAAAAGGTTTGTAAAGATTGAATCTTTGGACTAAATTTATGAAATTTAAGAGAAACCCATCTTTATAATCATATAATTTGAACAACACACAAAAGATTTTTTAGAGATTTTTTAGTTGAGTGTTTGGAAGGAGCTCTGGCAATATTGGTATGTGAGAGAGAGCAAGAGAGAGATTAAAAATGGGAGTCTGGTAGACATTAAATTTTGCATCTAGGAAATTTAGATTTCAAAAATGGAGAGGAATTGAAGATCAACGCATTTATTGATAGATAACATCAAATTGAATACCTTCTTTTTATATGATGAAGAAACATACAGTGTGTTCACATTTAAAAATGATAAGCTGCAATTTTTTtagtgtattattaatattattattaatattattattaattattattattattattattattattattattattattattattattattattattattattattactatactatcTAAAAGACAAAATCATGTAGCACTATTTATCAATAGTAAttaggggtattttcgtcatttcaccttttttttgtCTCTAACGATAAAAGAaataactttcgtaaaagaaccaacctttCAATGTTACCCAAAtacgtcgaaaaaaattctttttttacaaaaaaatcaactacttttttttttcctcaacgataaaagaggcaactttcataaaaggaagaacccttcaatgctactaaaagatgtcgaaaaacattcttttttacaaaatagatcaactaactttaaaaaaaataaaaaataaaaaaataaaaaaggaaCGCTAAAAgtagcaactttcacaaaaggaacaacccttcaatgttagatgtcgaaaaaaattcttttttacaaaatagatcaagacttttttttaactcgcattcaaaacggagcccccggtacgaagcgagggctccacaactagttattattatttggaaaAATTACGCCGTTAGTACCAGTGATTTGTACACTTTTGCACCGTTACACTTAAACTTTTATTTTTGCGTGATTGGTacctgagttttggttaactatcacCATTAGTACCTCATGCTAACGTTTGTTTAATGTTAACcgttaacccctcacatgtgcaacacatgtgagggtattttcgtccctTTCACTATTTGTTCCCCTATTAAAAACACCATACTATACGATACCACCATTCAGTTTATTCCGAAATCAACATAAACCCTaattcaaatctaaaaaatattgaaATTCAAAGCAAAATTTGAAACAGAGGTGGCGACAAAGGCAACGGTGTTCAAGGCCACCGGTGGATACGACAGAGGTGGAACCCAAAATCGATTCGTAACCCCAAATCTAGAAAATTGATTAGAAAATTGATGTACTAGTGCTATATGGGAATATAGAAATTCTGATTGTACAATGAATTTATAGGTGAAATAACAAAAGGTGATGTTCGTgtgcaaaaaaaaaaaagagacTATGTATAATGGGATCAACAAGTCTTTGACTTTAGGTCAAATAAAGGGCCAATCAGATTGTTAAATTATGTGTGCAAATAGTGATCTTACCCCTAGATTTGCGAATGATGATATTTATTACGTTAAAATCTGTATAAAAATAATATCTTACCTGCAATTCCTTTCTTGTAAGCAGCTCTACAAGGCTTGTATGAACAACAAACGGATTTTTACCATTTATGGGTAGAGTATATGCATTAGGTACTGGACTTTGACGCACATAAAGATCGGGAGCTTCAATTTGAAGTGCCTCTGCTGATTGAATTATTAACTGATGAAGTTTTAAAAGCAAAATCAAGCTCATTATACTCTAATATTACCCGATGAGAAACTGTTCAGATATTTGTAAATCACACGCAAATGAGTAAATCAGAAGTTCACATGCGATGCACATAATAGGGAAACAAATAGGAAAAAAATAGTGGAAGGGACAAAAATACCCTCGCATTTGCACATGTGAGGAGTTAACGGTTAACAATAAACAGACGTTAGCATGGGGTGCCAATGGTGATAATCAACCAAAACTCAGGTACCAACCACACAAAAATAAAAGTTTAGGTGTAACGGTGCAAAAGTGTACAAACCACAGGTatcaacggcgtaattttttcttcttattattattattattattattattattattattattattattattattattattattattattattattattattattattattattattattattattattatttcgataataataataataataataataataatattattattattattattattattattattattattattattattattattattattattattattattattattattattattattttctccatcctttaatatttatataaaatataaaataaattataaatcataatataatataatgtattctTACtgtattaatttattttatttttgatatTTTAATCTTATTAAGAGATTTAAGAgatgttattaaaaaaatataagtattattattaaagtaaaaaCTGAAATTAAATAGAGTAGCTTTCAACATTTCGAGAAACAGTTTAGAAAAACCGACACTTGCAGGCTTATtttttcaaaatcatttaactGGAACCAGTTCTGTACAAACAGGTTATCTGCTGAATCTGCTCAAAATCTGGAACTGCCATTCGGGGAGACTGAAATTTGGAATGCGTTAAATGATTGCGGTAGTAACAAGGCGCCCTGTCTAGATGGGTTTAAAATACATTTCTTTAAAAAGTTTTGGCCGACAAATGAAATCGAAATTATTGAAGTAATAAGATGGTTTTGGAAAACGGGAGAGATATCAAATAGGTGCAATGCGTCTTTTGTGACTTTAATCCCAAAAAAACGGACCCGTTGGAACTTTGTGAATTTCGTTCAATAAGTTTGATCGGGAGCTACTACAAAATCGTCTCGAAAATCCTTTCAAATCGCATCAGAAGACTTGTGCCAGACCTATCGGCGAGGAGCAAAGTGCCTTTATTAAAGGTAGGTACATTCTAGATGGTGCACTTATCGCGAATGAAGTTTTGGATTATCTTAAATCTTCCCGATTTGATAGTCTATTCTTTAAGGTAGATTTTGAAAAGGCTTTCGATTCCTTAAGTTGGGAAGTTTTATTGGAAATCATGAAAAATATGGAGTTTGGAGATAAATGGAGAAAATGGATATTTTCATGCCTCAAATCGGCATCCATTTCCATTCTAATTAACGGGTCCCCAAAAAATTAATTCACTTTCGAAAGAGGCGTGCACCAAGGCGATCCACTTTCGCCTTTTCTTTTCATTATCGCGGCAGAAGGATTAAATACTCTAACAAATTCGACTATTGATCAATGACTATACATAGGTGTTGATGTGGGTAATAAACTAATGATAGAGTTAATAGTTCCCATCTTCAATACGCGGATGACACCATTTATTTTGAGCATTGGGATTCGGGTAACATTCATAATCTAATGTTGATCCTCAAATGTTTCGAGTTAGCATCCAGTCTTAAAGTTAATCCTCATAAAAGTCTTCTTTATGGAATTAGTGTATGTAATGAAGATGTGAGTAACATGGCATCTATTTTTGGTTGTAATTTTGGGACCTTTCCATCAACATATCTTGGTCTTTCAATTGGTGCGAAAATGTACAAGTATAATAGTTGGAAACCGGTCATTGAGAAATTTGAAAAAAGACTTTCGGATTGGAGGGCTAGATGATGTCATTTGATGGACGCTTGACACTTATTAAGTCGGTTAGAAGTAGTCTTCTGCCGTATTATTTCTCGCTTTTTCATGCTCCGTCAAGTGTTATTAAAAAATTAGAGTGTGTGAGGAGAAATTTCTTTTGGGTCGGGTCGGAAGATAATAATAATTTCGTGGGTAAAATGGAAATACATCATCCTTCCTTATTCGGAGGGTGGCCTAAATCTCGGGTCATTGAAATGTAAAAATTGGGCATTAATTGGCAAGTGATGGTGGAGATTTAAAACCGAATCCTCATCCTTGTGGGTTAGGGTCATTAAGAGTCTTTATGGGCCCTCGGGTTATCTTAACTTGGATTGCTCCACACGTGTTTTTAATCCATTTGGTACCTTGAATAAATTTATCATTGCAGGTAAAGAGATGGACGAGGCAAACATTCAATTTTGAAATTCGTTTCTAAATGTGGTTAGTGACGGCGCAAGCACTTCATTCTGGAACTATACTTGGCTAGGCAACGAGAATCTAAAATTAAAATTCAGCAGGCTATTCCAATTATAAACGAACACGGTGCGAAAATTAATGATCGGATTGTGTGAGACAGATCTAATTTTCTGTTTGCAGGGAATTGGTCTAGATCACCCTTCAGTCGTTCTGCTAGTGAACTTACATCACTTATTGATTTGGTCAGAACTGTGCAGCTTGTTTTCTCGAAACATTTGGCAACCGCCTCACAATGGGTTATTCACAGTTAGTAATCTATCTAGCCTTTTAGTCGAGAAGCTATTTTTAGCAGGTCCAAGTAGCTTTGAAACATGGCTCAACAACTTAGTTTCGAAAAAGGTCGAGATTTTTATTTGGCGAGTCGAAAGCATAGGCTACCGGTTTTGTTCGAGCTAGATAAGCGAGGTATTGATCTACATTCGTTGAGATGTCCTCTATGTGATAATGATATCGAGTCCACCTAGCATGCTTTAATCCTATGTCAACACGCCTTTGATGTTTGTTCAAAAGTTTATACTTGGTGGGACTTGGGTCATTTCAATAACTTATCAATTGTGGAAGCGTTTTGTGGAAAATCGAGTTATCAAATTTCAAAGATGGGAGAATAAATTGGAAATCTATGGAGTGGACAAACGGGTATTTAATTTGGAAGAATCGAAATGAGAAGGTGTTTA
This genomic interval carries:
- the LOC139898308 gene encoding RING-H2 finger protein ATL13-like, with the protein product MDQKNFDSSFERPYFYTQPPPPPPATINYHSHGFNLNDKVSPTLLLIIIILAIIFFISGLLHLLVRYIMRPINRDPDEFDNVTALQGQLQQLFHLHDSGVDQSFIDTLPVFTYKSIIGVKDPFDCAVCLCEFEGEDKLRLLPKCSHAFHMDCIDTWLLSHSTCPLCRGSLLYDLTPNSCCSPLVLVLESGSNEISREIGNFDNPHTSSFRRVSSHLSQEEFEFENKGEMMKEEENSKEKVVTIKLGKFKNVDVGESSSEKQIFDARRCFSMGSFEYVMNENSSLQVPIRTQVKKQASKKSSLPITPCHHPAMSECGDDSMRDFKGMEVIGSSGCAIGKSKRESFSVSKIWLRGKKETPNSTATAATIGPSSRGSFSFRFPVKRNELKTNRRANSELDIERWENDQEIDICEWLDPPPLEASNTPSFARKTLHWLMGRQQIKGVHSSCSTNV